Proteins encoded in a region of the Desulforegula conservatrix Mb1Pa genome:
- the pheA gene encoding prephenate dehydratase: protein MSDAEKTEDGVKEERILGLRSEIDKIDDTILELINKRLLIGKEIGRIKGVSGIKVLDRKRETEIFDRLTEKNKGLLKPSVIHHIFSVIMASSREIQMPQMVTYLGPEGTHTHMAATSHFGHAGTFVPQANIRDIFDSVTRGTYQYGVVPVENSIEGAVNFTLDMLFESSLQICAESYQAISHYLLSNSGSLEDIRVVYSHPQALSQCRGWMRKNIPNAVMKECASTAHAAQIASSEPGSAAVASRAASTMYNLKILAERIEDFTKNVTRFLVIGKDSPPRTGNDKTSVIFVTSHVPGALFKALQPIAESGINMVKLESRPTKHENWKYFFVMDVEGHHEDANIAEALEKLSKSCLFLKKLGSYPKCDDSGAIDNGNV from the coding sequence ATGAGCGACGCAGAAAAAACAGAAGATGGTGTAAAGGAAGAGCGGATTCTTGGTCTTAGGAGTGAGATAGACAAGATAGACGACACCATTTTGGAGCTGATAAACAAGAGGCTCCTGATTGGAAAAGAGATCGGCAGAATCAAGGGCGTTTCAGGTATCAAGGTTCTTGACAGAAAGCGTGAAACTGAGATTTTTGACAGACTAACTGAAAAGAATAAAGGGCTTTTGAAGCCGTCTGTCATCCATCATATATTCAGCGTTATAATGGCTTCTTCAAGGGAAATACAGATGCCGCAGATGGTAACCTATCTCGGCCCTGAAGGAACCCATACCCATATGGCGGCAACAAGCCATTTCGGACACGCAGGAACTTTTGTGCCCCAGGCAAATATCAGGGATATTTTTGATTCCGTGACAAGGGGAACATACCAGTACGGAGTAGTTCCTGTGGAAAACTCCATAGAAGGCGCAGTCAATTTCACCCTTGATATGCTTTTTGAATCGAGCCTTCAGATATGCGCAGAAAGCTATCAGGCAATTTCCCATTATCTTCTTTCAAATTCAGGATCTCTTGAAGATATAAGGGTTGTCTACTCACATCCCCAGGCTCTTTCACAGTGCAGAGGGTGGATGAGAAAAAATATTCCAAATGCTGTCATGAAGGAGTGCGCAAGCACTGCCCACGCAGCCCAGATAGCCTCGTCAGAACCTGGATCTGCTGCTGTCGCAAGCAGGGCAGCTTCGACCATGTATAATCTTAAGATCCTTGCTGAACGCATTGAAGATTTTACAAAGAATGTGACCAGATTTCTTGTGATTGGTAAGGACTCTCCTCCAAGAACGGGTAATGACAAGACTTCGGTTATTTTTGTTACGTCCCATGTTCCAGGTGCTCTTTTCAAGGCCCTTCAGCCGATCGCGGAATCAGGAATCAACATGGTCAAGCTTGAGTCACGGCCGACAAAGCATGAAAACTGGAAATACTTTTTTGTAATGGACGTCGAAGGCCACCATGAAGATGCAAATATCGCAGAAGCCCTTGAAAAGCTTAGTAAATCATGCCTTTTCCTTAAAAAGCTGGGCTCTTATCCGAAATGTGATGACAGCGGAGCAATCGACAACGGCAATGTTTAG
- a CDS encoding shikimate dehydrogenase, translated as MENFEINTKTLLFGVIGKPISHSMSPSMHNAAFKASGINGVYLAFDVSDVEGTVRAVRSLGIKGLSVTIPHKLAVMDHLDFIDPIAKDIGAVNTIVNNDGKLEGYNTDCTGAIKAILEKTDLKAKRVVICGAGGAARAIAFGVKKEGADLIILNQIKEEGEKLASDTGSAYRPLEDFQQDGCDILINCTPLGMSPDYDASPVKSSVFKPGMVVMDIVYNPLETRFLKEAKAAGCTIIDGTKMFIYQGAMQFELWTGLKAPVDVMSSVVLEKLSK; from the coding sequence GTGGAAAATTTTGAAATAAACACCAAAACCCTCCTTTTCGGGGTAATCGGGAAACCCATCAGCCACAGCATGAGTCCTTCCATGCATAATGCTGCGTTCAAGGCGAGCGGCATCAATGGCGTTTATCTTGCTTTCGATGTCTCGGATGTCGAAGGAACGGTCAGGGCCGTGCGTAGCCTTGGGATCAAAGGCCTCAGCGTGACAATACCGCATAAACTTGCGGTCATGGATCATCTTGATTTTATTGATCCCATTGCAAAGGATATCGGTGCTGTAAATACCATAGTCAATAACGACGGAAAGCTGGAAGGGTATAACACCGACTGCACAGGTGCGATCAAGGCCATACTTGAAAAGACCGATCTCAAGGCTAAAAGGGTGGTTATATGCGGAGCAGGCGGAGCAGCCAGAGCAATTGCATTCGGAGTTAAAAAGGAAGGGGCAGATCTTATCATCCTGAACCAGATAAAGGAAGAGGGCGAAAAGCTTGCTTCTGATACAGGTTCTGCTTACAGACCTCTTGAAGATTTCCAGCAGGATGGATGCGATATTCTTATTAACTGCACTCCCCTTGGAATGAGTCCAGATTATGACGCATCCCCAGTGAAAAGCAGTGTTTTCAAGCCAGGCATGGTTGTTATGGACATAGTCTATAATCCGCTTGAAACCAGATTCCTGAAAGAAGCCAAAGCTGCCGGATGCACAATAATAGACGGAACAAAGATGTTCATTTATCAGGGAGCGATGCAGTTTGAACTCTGGACAGGTTTAAAGGCTCCGGTGGATGTTATGTCTTCCGTTGTGCTTGAAAAACTTTCCAAATAA
- the aroA gene encoding 3-phosphoshikimate 1-carboxyvinyltransferase: MIEIKTKPVRESSVIEVPGSKSYSHRILIAAALAGGSCRITNLLRSEDVDLTAKALEQMGAKVKIDGTVAEVYGMSGSPSPSDKEIYLGNSGTSMRLLTGIACLGKTDYVLTGTPRMQQRPLQELLDGLTQIGAKAVSKNSTGCPPAIVNGSAMKGGKMTLDCRVSSQYLSSVLLMAPCTSDGIEVNVIPGLVSKPYVDLTLEILERFGINFEHKGYDYFKIPGGQKYMPGEYRVESDASQASYFWGSAAITGTSVKVMGVSATSRQGDAKFADVLERMGCTVIREADGITVKGGKLKGVDVDMGDMPDVVPTLGVVAAFAEGETIVRNVEHLKAKESDRLAAVATELNKMGIDATDTGTGLVIKGGKPKAATIETYDDHRMAMCFAMAGLVVPGMKILEERCVEKSFPTYWEVFERLYK; encoded by the coding sequence ATGATTGAAATAAAGACAAAACCTGTAAGGGAATCATCAGTAATAGAAGTCCCCGGCTCCAAGAGCTATTCCCATAGAATACTCATTGCTGCGGCTCTTGCAGGAGGATCATGCAGGATAACAAATCTCCTCAGAAGCGAGGATGTGGATCTTACTGCAAAAGCCCTTGAGCAGATGGGCGCAAAGGTCAAAATTGATGGAACTGTCGCTGAAGTTTATGGCATGTCAGGTTCTCCTTCTCCATCTGATAAGGAAATATATCTCGGCAATTCAGGAACTTCCATGAGGCTTTTGACAGGAATCGCCTGCCTTGGGAAGACAGATTATGTTCTGACCGGAACTCCACGCATGCAGCAGCGTCCTTTACAGGAACTCCTTGACGGTCTCACCCAGATTGGCGCAAAGGCTGTTTCAAAAAATTCCACAGGATGCCCTCCTGCGATAGTAAATGGTTCTGCCATGAAGGGCGGGAAAATGACCCTTGATTGCAGGGTCAGCAGTCAGTATCTCTCATCAGTTCTTTTGATGGCTCCATGCACTTCAGACGGAATTGAAGTAAATGTTATTCCTGGACTCGTATCAAAACCTTATGTTGATCTTACCTTGGAAATTCTGGAAAGATTCGGAATAAATTTTGAGCATAAGGGATATGATTATTTTAAGATTCCAGGCGGTCAGAAATACATGCCAGGAGAATACAGGGTGGAGTCTGACGCTTCCCAGGCCAGTTATTTCTGGGGATCAGCCGCAATAACCGGAACTTCTGTCAAGGTAATGGGCGTGAGCGCGACATCCAGACAGGGAGACGCAAAATTTGCGGATGTTCTTGAGCGCATGGGCTGCACGGTAATCCGTGAGGCAGACGGCATAACCGTAAAAGGCGGGAAGCTCAAAGGCGTTGATGTTGACATGGGCGACATGCCGGACGTTGTTCCAACACTCGGTGTTGTGGCAGCATTTGCCGAAGGCGAGACAATTGTAAGGAATGTCGAGCATCTAAAAGCAAAGGAAAGTGACCGCCTTGCAGCAGTTGCAACTGAGCTTAATAAAATGGGCATTGACGCCACAGACACAGGCACCGGTCTTGTCATAAAGGGCGGAAAGCCAAAGGCCGCGACCATAGAAACATACGACGATCACAGAATGGCCATGTGCTTTGCAATGGCAGGTCTTGTTGTTCCAGGGATGAAAATTCTTGAAGAACGGTGCGTTGAAAAATCCTTCCCTACATATTGGGAAGTGTTTGAAAGGCTCTACAAATAA
- the aroL gene encoding shikimate kinase AroL, with product MANIYLTGYRATGKTSTGKALAGKLGISFIDADEELVRIEGRTVAEMVADKGWDYFRDRESDVLKQISLLESCVVATGGGVILRPENIDVMQKTGRVIWLKAGIETIAARMTGDGMTAHQRPSLSGKGVIDEIRDVLEQRLPLYEKAAQLVIDTDGKNPEEVCDEIYIKIR from the coding sequence ATGGCCAATATCTATCTCACAGGCTACAGAGCCACAGGAAAAACAAGTACAGGCAAGGCTCTTGCCGGAAAACTTGGTATATCATTCATTGACGCGGACGAAGAACTTGTCAGAATAGAAGGCCGGACAGTGGCTGAAATGGTTGCTGATAAGGGATGGGATTATTTCAGGGACAGGGAAAGTGATGTCCTGAAACAGATTTCGTTATTAGAAAGTTGTGTCGTAGCGACAGGCGGCGGCGTTATTCTAAGGCCTGAAAACATAGATGTCATGCAGAAAACCGGCAGGGTTATATGGCTCAAGGCAGGAATTGAAACCATTGCAGCAAGAATGACAGGCGACGGAATGACAGCTCACCAGAGACCATCTCTTTCAGGCAAGGGCGTCATAGACGAGATTCGTGATGTACTTGAGCAACGGCTGCCTCTTTATGAAAAAGCCGCACAGCTTGTGATTGATACAGACGGTAAAAATCCCGAAGAAGTCTGTGATGAGATTTATATAAAAATAAGGTAG
- the aroC gene encoding chorismate synthase has protein sequence MPGNSFGGFFKITTWGESHGKALGVVIDGCPPGIELDEEKISAMMARRKPGISKASTSRKEPDKPVILSGVFEGKTTGTPICIMIENKDHDSSAYSKISELFRPGHGDITYQSKYGIRDWRGGGRSSGRETVGRVAAGAVAGEFLKTHGISVQAYTIELGGVKAEKRDMSAVMTNQYMSPDPEAALEMEKRVTDVIKKGDSIGGIVEIIAKGVPSGLGEPVFDKLDADLAKAMMSIGAVKGVEIGAGFEAVKMLGSQNNDEILPGGKFATNNSGGILAGISNGDEIVIRVAVKPIPSITKVQNTIDINGNATTISTTGRHDISPIPRINVVCEAMANLVLADHILRQKAIS, from the coding sequence ATGCCAGGAAACAGTTTTGGCGGTTTTTTTAAGATAACGACCTGGGGTGAATCCCACGGAAAAGCCCTTGGGGTTGTCATTGACGGATGTCCGCCTGGAATAGAGCTTGATGAGGAAAAAATCTCCGCCATGATGGCAAGGAGAAAACCAGGAATTTCAAAGGCCAGCACATCGAGAAAAGAGCCTGACAAACCTGTTATTCTTTCAGGCGTATTTGAAGGGAAAACAACTGGTACGCCAATCTGTATAATGATCGAAAACAAGGATCATGATTCTTCGGCTTATTCAAAAATTTCTGAACTTTTCAGGCCTGGGCACGGCGACATAACCTATCAGAGCAAATACGGAATCAGGGACTGGAGAGGCGGAGGGCGATCATCAGGAAGAGAAACCGTAGGCAGGGTTGCGGCTGGTGCTGTAGCAGGAGAATTTCTTAAAACGCACGGAATCTCAGTTCAGGCTTACACAATAGAACTTGGCGGGGTAAAGGCTGAAAAAAGGGACATGTCCGCTGTCATGACAAATCAGTATATGAGTCCTGATCCTGAAGCCGCTTTAGAAATGGAAAAAAGAGTTACTGATGTCATAAAGAAAGGTGATTCCATAGGTGGCATAGTCGAGATTATTGCAAAGGGCGTTCCGTCAGGTCTTGGCGAACCAGTCTTTGACAAGCTTGACGCAGATCTTGCCAAGGCCATGATGAGCATAGGTGCTGTAAAGGGTGTCGAGATCGGCGCTGGTTTTGAGGCCGTAAAAATGCTCGGATCACAGAACAACGATGAAATCCTGCCGGGCGGAAAGTTTGCCACAAACAACAGCGGAGGAATTCTTGCTGGAATTTCAAACGGTGATGAGATTGTAATCAGGGTTGCGGTAAAGCCTATTCCGTCCATAACAAAAGTCCAGAACACCATTGATATAAACGGCAATGCAACAACCATTTCAACCACAGGCAGGCATGATATATCTCCTATTCCGCGCATAAACGTTGTGTGTGAGGCAATGGCAAATCTTGTTCTGGCTGATCATATTTTAAGGCAGAAGGCTATTTCATGA
- a CDS encoding prephenate dehydrogenase/arogenate dehydrogenase family protein encodes MKKLTVGIIGGNGGMGRFFDRIFKKHGCDILISSRRTELTSKELALRSDVIFISTPVEAALEIAKEIGPILREDQLLADFCSQKEAIVKCMVENTKAEVVGTHPMFGPTVEVLKGQNVILCPGRGTRWLEWLEEIFGAEEAVLTRMDGKQHDTFMAVTQGLTHLMSVALARTLQRLDINADEAMKFATQVFRLKLDLIGRLFALDISLYNSLMGKNPYVPGVLNVFRESLDEAFSKASNPDDKIGLDFLSDLRDFYGDFKDKALSETNAIFELMYSGKK; translated from the coding sequence ATGAAAAAACTGACTGTGGGCATTATTGGTGGCAACGGAGGCATGGGCCGATTTTTTGACAGGATTTTTAAGAAACACGGCTGTGACATACTAATTTCAAGCAGAAGAACAGAGCTTACTTCAAAGGAACTGGCTCTTAGGTCAGACGTTATTTTCATAAGCACTCCTGTGGAGGCTGCTCTTGAAATCGCCAAGGAAATAGGGCCTATTCTAAGGGAAGATCAGCTGCTTGCGGATTTCTGTTCCCAGAAGGAAGCCATAGTAAAATGCATGGTTGAAAACACCAAAGCCGAGGTTGTAGGGACCCATCCCATGTTCGGGCCCACTGTGGAGGTTCTTAAAGGCCAGAATGTAATTCTTTGTCCAGGCCGCGGAACCAGATGGCTTGAATGGCTTGAGGAAATATTCGGAGCTGAGGAAGCAGTACTCACCCGAATGGACGGAAAACAGCACGATACTTTCATGGCTGTAACCCAGGGCCTCACACATCTGATGAGCGTGGCTCTTGCCAGAACTCTCCAGAGACTCGACATCAATGCAGACGAAGCCATGAAATTCGCCACCCAGGTTTTCAGGCTCAAGCTTGATCTTATAGGCAGGCTTTTTGCTCTTGATATTTCCCTTTACAACAGTCTTATGGGCAAGAATCCCTATGTGCCGGGCGTTCTTAATGTTTTCAGGGAATCCCTTGACGAGGCATTTTCCAAAGCTTCCAACCCTGATGACAAGATTGGGCTTGATTTTCTTTCTGATCTGCGGGATTTCTATGGCGATTTTAAAGATAAGGCCCTCAGCGAGACCAATGCAATTTTTGAGCTGATGTATTCAGGAAAAAAATAA
- the hisS gene encoding histidine--tRNA ligase, which produces MIQAIKGFRDVLPGDIELWQEIESEAVKVFENFGFKEIRVPVLEKTALFSRSIGENTDIVEKEMYTFEDRGGDMLTMRPEATASVVRSYIQHNMQADNPIRKLYTIGPMFRRERPQKGRYRQFYQINAEVFGIASPYIDAQIMVMLSHLLDRLGVTELSAHINSLGCPCCRPSFQNAIKEIAEKSGENLCDDCKRRKDKNPLRILDCKSVHCQEILKDAPVLTDFLCDECRDHFDIVKSSLESQGVKYTIDHKLVRGLDYYTKTAFELKTNMLGAQNSVAGGGRYDGLVKSLDGPDVPAIGFAIGFDRLVDVIAASRKPYIRTPEVFIMAPGNIPVSAVFSWICDLARDGIWADTDYSGKSLKSMMKRADKDGAKYVLIAGESEFEKETAILKNMATGEQEEVSFSGLVTRVIKIIRNL; this is translated from the coding sequence ATGATTCAGGCAATCAAAGGATTCAGGGATGTTCTGCCGGGTGATATCGAGCTTTGGCAGGAAATAGAGTCTGAAGCTGTGAAGGTGTTCGAGAATTTCGGATTCAAGGAAATAAGAGTTCCGGTTCTTGAAAAAACGGCTCTTTTCAGCCGAAGCATAGGTGAGAATACTGACATTGTGGAAAAAGAGATGTACACCTTCGAAGATCGCGGCGGTGATATGCTCACAATGCGTCCGGAGGCAACCGCTTCTGTGGTGCGTTCTTACATCCAGCACAATATGCAGGCTGATAATCCCATCAGAAAGCTTTACACCATAGGCCCCATGTTCAGGCGCGAGCGTCCGCAAAAAGGTCGTTACCGCCAGTTCTATCAGATAAATGCCGAGGTTTTCGGAATCGCCTCACCTTATATAGATGCGCAGATCATGGTAATGCTGTCCCACCTTCTTGACAGGCTTGGGGTGACAGAGCTTTCCGCGCATATAAATTCCCTTGGTTGCCCTTGCTGTCGGCCATCTTTTCAGAATGCCATAAAAGAAATTGCCGAAAAAAGCGGTGAAAATCTTTGTGATGACTGTAAAAGAAGAAAAGACAAGAATCCATTACGAATTCTTGACTGCAAATCAGTGCATTGCCAGGAGATTCTCAAGGACGCTCCAGTTCTTACAGATTTTCTTTGTGATGAATGCAGGGATCATTTTGATATAGTCAAAAGCTCTCTTGAAAGCCAGGGCGTAAAATATACCATTGATCACAAGCTTGTGCGCGGCCTTGACTATTATACAAAAACCGCATTCGAGCTTAAGACGAATATGCTCGGCGCCCAGAATTCAGTGGCAGGCGGAGGACGCTATGACGGCCTTGTAAAAAGCCTTGATGGCCCGGATGTTCCTGCAATCGGCTTTGCCATAGGTTTTGACAGGCTTGTGGATGTAATAGCCGCCTCAAGAAAGCCTTATATCAGAACTCCTGAAGTTTTTATAATGGCTCCGGGCAATATTCCTGTTTCCGCTGTTTTCAGCTGGATATGCGATCTTGCCCGTGATGGTATCTGGGCAGACACCGATTATTCGGGTAAAAGCCTCAAAAGCATGATGAAGAGGGCAGACAAGGACGGAGCAAAATACGTTCTAATTGCCGGTGAGTCGGAATTTGAGAAGGAAACCGCCATACTTAAAAACATGGCAACCGGTGAGCAGGAAGAAGTCAGCTTTTCAGGGCTTGTTACGAGGGTTATAAAGATAATAAGAAATCTTTAA
- the aspS gene encoding aspartate--tRNA ligase: protein MADILGSLRRTHYCNDLRASDVGSEVILMGWVQRRRDHGGVIFVDLRDRDGITQIVFSPEISETVHAKAHSLRSEFVIGVKGRVENRPDGMLNFNIATGAIEVIITELSIFNESKTPPFMIEDGIDANENIRLTYRHLDLRRPELQKNIIMRHRVGRAVREFMNENGFLDIETPFLTKSTPEGARDYLVPSRVNPGQFYALPQSPQLFKQLLMVSGFDRYYQIVRCFRDEDLRADRQPEFSQIDLEMSFVGESDVMATGEGITKKVFKDALGIDLETPFEHITYAEAISRFGLDKPDMRFGLELKDLSDVAKNSSFKVFADVVKKGGIVKAMNAKGCIDMSRKDIDDLTAFAAIYKAKGLAWIKVKENEWQSPIAKFFTDDEKAEMARILDMQPGDLIFFVADQITVVNEALGNLRNHLAKKLNLIPENTFRFVWVTEFPLFEYDEHEKRYHSLHHPFTSPFEEDYAKLDSNPLDVRSRAYDLVLNGYEIGGGSIRIFDPELQKKIFSVLGLKDEEVAEKFGFLTDALSYGAPPHGGMAFGFDRLVMLLCGETSIRDVIAFPKTQKAGCLLTSAPDKVSHAQLQELSLRVVVQE from the coding sequence GTGGCTGATATACTTGGAAGTTTGAGACGCACGCATTACTGCAATGATCTTCGTGCCTCGGATGTTGGAAGTGAAGTTATTCTCATGGGCTGGGTTCAGCGTCGCAGAGACCACGGCGGAGTAATTTTTGTTGATTTAAGGGACAGAGATGGAATCACACAGATCGTTTTCAGCCCTGAAATTTCAGAAACAGTACATGCCAAAGCCCATTCCCTCAGAAGCGAGTTTGTGATCGGAGTAAAAGGTCGGGTTGAAAACAGGCCTGATGGCATGCTCAATTTTAATATAGCAACAGGTGCGATAGAAGTAATTATTACTGAACTCAGCATTTTCAATGAGTCAAAGACTCCTCCTTTCATGATTGAGGATGGAATTGACGCCAATGAGAATATCAGGCTCACATATCGTCATCTCGACCTTAGGCGTCCTGAACTCCAGAAGAATATAATCATGAGGCACAGGGTTGGCAGAGCTGTCCGTGAATTCATGAATGAAAACGGATTCCTTGACATAGAGACTCCTTTTCTCACAAAGAGCACCCCTGAAGGAGCCCGCGACTATCTTGTGCCGAGCCGGGTTAACCCAGGACAGTTTTACGCTCTACCTCAATCACCCCAGCTTTTCAAACAGCTTCTGATGGTTTCAGGTTTTGACAGATATTATCAGATTGTGCGCTGTTTCAGGGATGAGGATTTAAGAGCGGACCGCCAGCCTGAATTTTCCCAGATAGACCTTGAAATGTCCTTTGTCGGTGAATCTGATGTTATGGCAACCGGAGAGGGTATTACAAAAAAAGTTTTTAAAGACGCTCTTGGGATAGACCTTGAAACACCATTTGAACATATTACCTATGCAGAGGCTATTTCAAGATTTGGCCTTGATAAACCGGATATGAGATTCGGGCTTGAGCTTAAAGATCTTTCTGATGTTGCAAAAAACTCCAGTTTCAAGGTTTTTGCGGATGTGGTCAAAAAAGGCGGAATAGTTAAAGCCATGAACGCCAAAGGCTGCATAGACATGTCCAGAAAGGATATTGATGACCTTACAGCATTTGCCGCAATATATAAGGCAAAAGGCCTTGCATGGATAAAAGTTAAGGAAAATGAGTGGCAGTCTCCGATTGCAAAATTCTTCACAGATGATGAAAAGGCTGAAATGGCAAGGATTCTTGACATGCAGCCAGGAGACCTGATTTTCTTTGTCGCAGATCAGATAACAGTGGTTAACGAGGCTCTCGGAAACCTCAGAAATCATCTTGCCAAAAAGCTCAATCTCATCCCTGAAAACACCTTCAGGTTTGTCTGGGTGACTGAATTCCCGCTTTTTGAATATGATGAGCATGAAAAACGTTATCACTCCCTGCACCATCCTTTTACTTCTCCTTTTGAAGAAGATTACGCAAAACTTGATTCAAACCCTCTTGATGTAAGATCGAGGGCCTATGACCTTGTTCTGAACGGATATGAGATTGGCGGCGGAAGCATAAGAATCTTTGATCCTGAACTTCAGAAAAAGATTTTCAGCGTTCTCGGCCTCAAGGATGAGGAAGTCGCGGAAAAATTCGGATTCCTTACAGACGCACTTTCATATGGCGCGCCTCCACATGGCGGTATGGCATTTGGTTTTGACAGGCTTGTGATGCTTTTATGCGGAGAGACTTCCATCCGCGACGTCATTGCATTTCCTAAAACCCAGAAAGCTGGATGTCTCCTGACATCTGCGCCTGACAAGGTTTCCCATGCCCAGCTTCAGGAACTTTCGTTAAGAGTTGTTGTCCAGGAGTGA
- a CDS encoding chemotaxis protein CheW: MEAAKPNQPSAGREGKYLTFRLGNEEYGVGIMRIREIIGMMPVTSVPQTPGFVKGVINLRGKVIPVIDLRLRFQMEEVQYDERTCIIVLEITTRESHLQIGVVVDSVSEVLNIREDDIEATPAFGIKLNTDYILGMAKAGGSVKILLDIDKVLTESELILLDKTA, translated from the coding sequence ATGGAAGCGGCTAAACCTAATCAGCCATCTGCAGGCCGGGAAGGGAAATACCTTACATTCAGGCTGGGAAACGAGGAATACGGAGTCGGCATAATGCGAATCCGTGAGATTATTGGCATGATGCCGGTTACCTCTGTCCCGCAGACACCTGGATTTGTTAAAGGCGTTATAAATCTTCGCGGCAAAGTAATCCCTGTAATTGATCTTAGACTCAGATTCCAGATGGAAGAAGTCCAGTATGATGAAAGGACATGCATAATTGTTCTTGAGATTACAACAAGGGAATCCCATCTCCAGATAGGCGTTGTTGTTGATTCTGTGTCAGAGGTTCTCAACATCAGGGAGGATGATATCGAGGCAACGCCAGCATTCGGGATCAAGCTGAATACTGACTACATACTCGGAATGGCAAAAGCAGGCGGCAGTGTCAAGATTCTTCTTGATATTGATAAGGTTCTGACAGAAAGCGAACTCATCCTGCTTGATAAAACCGCGTGA